In Microbacterium laevaniformans, a single window of DNA contains:
- a CDS encoding amidohydrolase family protein — MTGSLILTGAARIVERFDDPARDRGGDLVIRRGRVTTAASAPSPDESIDTLDADGGIVTPGLVNAHHHLLQSGFRTLPGTRGVPMREWLPAMAAAYADARIDASLVGATAGVGVAESLLSGVTTVADHQLNWPDPARSDDPVGDTVAIARAIADAAAALGARLVFVRGSARDAPDAAAASADAIVRALLPEGAASSPGGTSADGMLQLAVGPAGVHSDSEETFRALGDVARRHGLRRRTQANEQVDTEIALARYGRRPLDLLEEWGWLEPGVTIAHLCDVTDDEIVRLGAAGITATHAPGCDVPMGWGIAPVRRLQEAGIAVGLGTSGGGSNDAGHLLADARLAMQVSGLVGAALPARDVLAMATSGGASGLGRADLGILTPGAAGDLCVWDVSGVADAGVADPVAGLLWAHPGRRPRHVVVGGRVVVRDYRLVTADEDALTAALRERVGR, encoded by the coding sequence ATGACCGGATCGCTCATCCTCACCGGTGCCGCCCGCATCGTGGAACGCTTCGACGACCCCGCCCGCGACCGCGGCGGCGACCTCGTGATCCGCCGCGGACGGGTCACCACCGCGGCATCCGCACCGTCGCCGGACGAGAGCATCGACACCCTCGACGCGGACGGCGGCATCGTCACCCCCGGCCTCGTCAACGCGCATCACCACCTGCTGCAGTCGGGCTTTCGCACCCTTCCCGGCACCCGCGGCGTGCCGATGCGCGAGTGGCTGCCGGCCATGGCCGCCGCCTACGCCGACGCCCGCATCGACGCGTCCCTGGTCGGTGCGACCGCCGGGGTCGGCGTGGCCGAGTCGCTGCTGAGCGGGGTGACGACGGTCGCCGACCATCAGCTCAACTGGCCCGACCCGGCGCGCAGCGACGACCCCGTCGGCGACACCGTGGCCATCGCGCGGGCGATCGCCGATGCCGCCGCGGCACTCGGCGCCCGGCTCGTGTTCGTCCGCGGCTCGGCGCGCGACGCGCCGGATGCCGCGGCGGCGAGCGCAGACGCCATCGTGCGCGCGCTGCTCCCCGAGGGTGCGGCATCCTCTCCGGGCGGTACGAGCGCCGACGGCATGCTGCAGCTCGCCGTCGGTCCCGCCGGCGTGCACTCCGACAGCGAGGAGACCTTCCGCGCGTTGGGCGACGTCGCCCGACGCCACGGGCTGCGCCGGCGCACCCAGGCCAACGAGCAGGTCGACACCGAGATCGCCCTGGCCCGCTACGGCCGGCGCCCCCTGGACCTCCTCGAGGAGTGGGGGTGGCTCGAACCGGGGGTGACGATCGCGCACCTGTGCGACGTCACCGACGACGAGATCGTGCGACTGGGCGCCGCCGGCATCACCGCGACCCACGCTCCGGGCTGCGACGTGCCGATGGGCTGGGGCATCGCTCCGGTGCGCCGCCTGCAGGAGGCCGGCATCGCCGTGGGGCTGGGGACCTCCGGGGGCGGCTCCAACGACGCCGGGCACCTGCTCGCCGACGCGCGACTGGCGATGCAGGTGTCGGGTCTGGTCGGCGCCGCCCTCCCGGCCCGTGACGTGCTCGCCATGGCCACCTCGGGCGGCGCGAGCGGCCTCGGCCGCGCCGACCTCGGCATCCTGACCCCGGGCGCGGCGGGCGATCTCTGCGTCTGGGATGTCTCCGGGGTCGCCGACGCCGGAGTGGCCGACCCGGTCGCGGGCCTGCTCTGGGCCCATCCGGGACGCCGCCCTCGCCATGTCGTGGTCGGGGGACGCGTCGTCGTCCGCGACTACCGGCTGGTCACCGCCGACGAAGACGCCCTCACCGCGGCCCTCCGGGAGCGCGTCGGCCGGTGA
- a CDS encoding PDR/VanB family oxidoreductase, with the protein MSYFSDVERDLVVAARTVLADGIVALDLVAHNGRDLPAWEPGSHVDLIFSDARVPAAERVERQYSLCGDAADRSTWRVAVLREDEGRGGSVRVHEEVQVGQRLRVRGPRNHFAYEIVPAVTHRFVAGGIGITPLLGMVRAAARAGAEWTLDYAGRSLSTMAFVDELRALDGGAGRVRLYPADSGARLDVAGLVDAASDGGPVYACGPARLIAALEDGFEAAGRAAALHVERFEAIEYGEPVWPDPFEVELALSGDIVTVQPGQSVLEAIEEQSPTTMVLSSCRRGTCGTCEVPVLEGEIEHRDSVLTPLEREQSAVMMVCVSRAACPRIVLDA; encoded by the coding sequence ATGAGCTACTTCAGTGACGTCGAACGCGATCTCGTGGTCGCCGCCCGCACCGTGCTGGCCGACGGGATCGTGGCGCTGGACCTCGTCGCGCACAACGGCCGCGATCTGCCGGCGTGGGAGCCCGGATCGCACGTCGATCTGATCTTCTCCGACGCGCGCGTGCCCGCGGCCGAGCGCGTCGAACGGCAGTACTCGCTCTGCGGCGACGCGGCCGACCGCTCCACCTGGCGGGTCGCGGTGCTGCGCGAAGACGAGGGACGGGGCGGATCGGTACGGGTGCACGAGGAGGTGCAGGTGGGGCAGCGCCTGCGCGTGCGCGGACCGCGCAACCACTTCGCGTACGAGATCGTTCCCGCCGTCACCCACCGCTTCGTCGCCGGGGGCATCGGGATCACGCCCCTTCTCGGCATGGTCCGGGCGGCGGCGCGGGCCGGAGCGGAGTGGACCCTCGACTACGCCGGCCGGTCGCTGTCGACGATGGCATTCGTCGACGAGCTGCGCGCGCTCGACGGCGGTGCGGGGCGGGTGCGTCTGTACCCCGCCGACAGCGGGGCGCGTCTGGATGTGGCCGGGCTGGTGGATGCCGCGAGTGACGGCGGTCCGGTCTACGCGTGCGGACCCGCCCGGCTGATCGCCGCCCTCGAGGACGGTTTCGAAGCCGCCGGCCGCGCCGCAGCGCTGCACGTCGAGCGGTTCGAGGCGATCGAGTACGGCGAGCCCGTCTGGCCGGATCCGTTCGAGGTCGAGCTCGCCCTGTCGGGCGACATCGTGACCGTGCAACCCGGGCAGTCGGTGCTGGAGGCGATCGAGGAGCAGAGCCCCACGACGATGGTGCTCTCCAGCTGCCGTCGGGGGACGTGCGGCACCTGCGAGGTGCCCGTCCTGGAGGGCGAGATCGAGCACCGCGACTCCGTGCTCACGCCGCTCGAGCGCGAGCAGAGCGCGGTCATGATGGTGTGCGTCTCGCGCGCAGCGTGCCCGCGGATCGTGCTCGACGCCTGA
- a CDS encoding amidohydrolase family protein has product MDAELLEPGQRIAALTGLTPAGDVGGTLAFADGLIVDAGADARAAGRGEGAGERTAETVDATGWIALPPLADLHAHLDKGYTWTSFGQPEGSLDDAIACWIDHGEKHSSADIKAAARRHLVAALHAGVTAVRSHTNYHLGDDPLRGVRALIELRDEFAGVVDLQVVASPGASDGPDDLGRAAVALGIDLIGGFPHLAEDPRADLERNAAFAEEFGLGMDLHTDETLDAASTGLAELAARTRHWPAGVIRSAGHCVSLSMQDAETRARTLAAVAEAGVSIITNPLTNLYLQGWQHPVATPRGIPPLREILAAGITLAAGGDNVQDPFNPLGNADMVDVASELVVAGHLAPAEAWHVSSNGGRAAFGLPPARGRVGDVADVVLVRAAHTAEALAERAPDRIVIRDGRVIAVRRRVVSSVLDLRALPTPPSAPTSEGALL; this is encoded by the coding sequence ATGGATGCCGAACTCCTCGAGCCGGGCCAGCGCATCGCGGCCCTGACGGGGCTCACTCCGGCCGGCGACGTCGGCGGGACGCTGGCCTTCGCCGACGGCCTCATCGTCGACGCCGGTGCCGACGCCCGGGCGGCGGGCAGGGGCGAGGGCGCCGGGGAGCGCACCGCCGAGACGGTCGATGCGACGGGCTGGATCGCCCTGCCGCCCCTGGCGGATCTGCACGCGCACCTCGACAAGGGCTACACCTGGACCTCGTTCGGCCAGCCCGAGGGATCGCTCGACGACGCGATCGCGTGCTGGATCGACCACGGCGAGAAGCACTCCTCCGCCGACATCAAGGCCGCAGCCCGGCGGCACCTGGTGGCCGCGCTGCACGCCGGTGTCACGGCCGTGCGCTCGCACACGAACTACCACCTGGGCGACGATCCCCTCCGCGGAGTGCGCGCCCTCATCGAGCTGCGCGACGAGTTCGCCGGCGTCGTCGATCTTCAGGTCGTCGCCAGCCCCGGCGCCTCGGACGGTCCCGACGACCTGGGACGCGCCGCGGTGGCCCTGGGCATCGACCTCATCGGGGGCTTTCCGCACCTCGCCGAGGACCCCCGCGCCGATCTGGAGCGCAACGCCGCCTTCGCCGAAGAGTTCGGCCTCGGCATGGACCTGCACACCGACGAGACGCTCGACGCGGCATCCACGGGTCTCGCCGAGCTCGCCGCCCGCACGCGGCACTGGCCTGCCGGCGTGATCCGCTCGGCGGGGCACTGCGTGAGCCTGTCCATGCAGGATGCCGAGACCCGCGCCCGCACCCTCGCGGCCGTCGCCGAGGCCGGCGTCTCGATCATCACCAACCCGCTGACCAACCTCTACCTGCAGGGCTGGCAGCACCCGGTCGCCACGCCCCGCGGCATCCCTCCGCTGCGCGAGATCCTCGCCGCCGGCATCACGCTGGCCGCCGGCGGCGACAACGTGCAGGACCCGTTCAATCCGCTGGGCAATGCCGACATGGTCGATGTCGCCTCCGAGCTCGTCGTCGCGGGCCACCTCGCGCCCGCCGAAGCCTGGCACGTCAGCTCGAACGGCGGACGCGCCGCATTCGGACTGCCCCCGGCGCGAGGACGCGTCGGCGACGTCGCCGACGTCGTGCTCGTGCGCGCCGCACACACCGCCGAGGCCCTCGCCGAGCGCGCGCCCGACCGCATCGTCATCCGCGACGGGCGCGTGATCGCCGTCCGCCGCCGCGTGGTGAGCAGCGTGCTCGACCTGCGCGCCCTGCCGACCCCGCCCTCCGCCCCGACCTCCGAGGGAGCACTGCTATGA
- a CDS encoding ABC transporter ATP-binding protein: MSTTIDPTVAPATAATAVDTTTAPTLAFTDVAKVFATGTRALEGVSIDVRPGEFVSVVGPSGCGKSTLLRLAAGLDDATEGVVDVRADTTSFVFQEATLLEWRTAQRNVELVGELAGVGAAERRRRAAEALELVGLKGFENQHPRALSGGMRMRVSIARALVAEPQLALFDEPFGALDEITRLKMQTELQRLFQLKGFAAMFITHSISEAVYLSSRVLVMSGRPGRIVDDIELPWSYPRSPELRYEPEFGRIVGHLSHALEAHS, from the coding sequence ATGAGCACCACCATCGATCCGACCGTCGCGCCTGCCACCGCCGCGACAGCGGTGGACACCACCACCGCGCCGACTCTCGCCTTCACCGACGTCGCCAAGGTCTTCGCCACCGGCACCCGTGCCCTGGAAGGCGTCTCGATCGACGTCCGTCCCGGCGAGTTCGTGTCGGTGGTCGGCCCCTCCGGCTGCGGAAAGTCGACCCTGCTGCGCCTGGCTGCCGGCCTCGACGACGCCACCGAGGGAGTGGTCGACGTCCGCGCCGACACGACGAGCTTCGTCTTCCAGGAGGCGACCCTGCTCGAGTGGCGGACGGCCCAGCGCAACGTCGAACTGGTCGGCGAGCTCGCCGGTGTCGGGGCGGCCGAGCGCCGCCGTCGCGCCGCGGAGGCGCTCGAACTGGTCGGCCTGAAGGGCTTCGAGAACCAGCACCCGCGGGCGTTGTCCGGCGGCATGCGCATGCGCGTCTCGATCGCGCGCGCGCTGGTCGCCGAGCCGCAGCTCGCCCTGTTCGACGAACCGTTCGGCGCCCTCGACGAGATCACACGTCTGAAGATGCAGACCGAGCTGCAACGCCTGTTCCAGCTCAAAGGGTTCGCCGCGATGTTCATCACGCACTCGATCTCCGAAGCCGTCTACCTCTCCAGCCGCGTGCTCGTGATGAGCGGTCGCCCCGGCCGCATCGTCGACGACATCGAACTGCCCTGGTCCTACCCCCGATCCCCCGAGCTGCGCTACGAACCCGAGTTCGGACGCATCGTCGGACACCTCTCGCACGCTTTGGAGGCGCACTCGTGA
- a CDS encoding ABC transporter permease produces MSQNLALKAPASLADTSASGSPASSAADAAASAETTTASMAARRPRARSAGSVTRGAWSRAMPIIAALIGIIAIWYAVSYLLLSESRRFLLPPPHQVLAETIGNDKVIGPMIAALGQTITVALIGLAIAVLIGMGWAIVMSQWTLAEKILYPYAVILQTIPILALTPLIGIWMGYGLPARIVVCVIIAVFPMISNTLFGLQSATPAAHDLFTLQKATKWQRMTKLMLPAAIPSIFTGLRQSAGLAVIGAIVGDFFFQQGSQGIGGLLRTYTLRLNMEPLFLAIIFTALFGVIVFSIFAALDRVVVGRLFGVATR; encoded by the coding sequence GTGAGCCAGAACCTCGCCCTGAAGGCCCCGGCCTCGCTCGCCGACACGTCCGCGTCCGGCTCGCCCGCCTCATCGGCGGCGGATGCCGCGGCATCCGCCGAGACCACGACCGCCTCGATGGCCGCCCGTCGCCCCCGCGCCCGCAGTGCCGGATCGGTCACCCGCGGCGCCTGGTCACGTGCCATGCCGATCATCGCGGCGCTGATCGGCATCATCGCGATCTGGTACGCCGTGTCGTACCTGCTGCTCAGCGAGAGCCGCCGCTTCCTGCTGCCGCCTCCCCACCAGGTGCTGGCCGAGACGATCGGCAACGACAAGGTGATCGGCCCGATGATCGCCGCACTCGGTCAGACCATCACCGTCGCCCTCATCGGCCTCGCGATCGCCGTCCTGATCGGCATGGGGTGGGCGATCGTCATGTCGCAGTGGACCCTCGCCGAGAAGATCCTCTACCCGTACGCCGTCATCCTGCAGACGATCCCGATCCTCGCGCTCACGCCGCTGATCGGCATCTGGATGGGCTACGGGCTTCCCGCCCGCATCGTGGTCTGCGTCATCATCGCGGTGTTCCCGATGATCTCCAACACGCTGTTCGGCCTGCAGTCGGCCACGCCCGCGGCCCACGACCTGTTCACGCTGCAGAAGGCCACGAAGTGGCAGCGGATGACGAAGCTCATGCTGCCCGCGGCCATCCCGTCGATCTTCACGGGCCTGCGCCAATCGGCCGGCCTCGCCGTCATCGGCGCCATCGTCGGAGACTTCTTCTTCCAGCAGGGCAGCCAGGGCATCGGTGGGCTGCTGCGCACCTACACGCTGCGCCTGAACATGGAGCCGCTGTTCCTCGCGATCATCTTCACGGCTCTGTTCGGTGTGATCGTCTTCTCGATCTTCGCCGCGCTCGATCGCGTGGTGGTCGGTCGTCTGTTCGGCGTCGCCACCCGCTGA
- a CDS encoding cyclodeaminase/cyclohydrolase family protein: MPMSELAASRLDDWLEKLSAPVPDPGGGAAAGIVIATGAALVAMAAGYVRADAAAELVATATRVRGEALAAAEHDGRMSGLLVAAFRRPTDDPERDGALRAATVAAADAGADLVALAASLDGPLLWLERFGEARLAPDVAVAARMLACGIRSTAVNIRGNTTSAAAAGVDAPTLQRLRAAGERAEQAAARLDAVAERVTATL; encoded by the coding sequence ATGCCGATGTCCGAGCTTGCCGCCTCCCGCCTCGACGACTGGCTGGAGAAGCTGTCCGCGCCCGTGCCCGATCCCGGTGGGGGCGCCGCCGCCGGGATCGTCATCGCCACCGGTGCCGCCCTGGTCGCCATGGCGGCCGGGTACGTCCGGGCAGACGCGGCGGCGGAGCTCGTCGCCACGGCGACCCGGGTGCGCGGCGAAGCGCTCGCCGCCGCGGAGCACGACGGGCGGATGTCGGGCCTGCTCGTCGCCGCCTTCCGGCGCCCGACCGACGACCCCGAGCGTGACGGGGCGCTGCGCGCCGCCACCGTCGCCGCTGCGGATGCCGGTGCCGATCTGGTCGCGCTCGCGGCATCCCTGGACGGGCCCCTCCTCTGGCTGGAGCGTTTCGGCGAGGCGCGTCTGGCCCCCGATGTCGCCGTCGCGGCGCGAATGCTCGCCTGCGGCATCCGCTCGACCGCCGTCAACATCCGTGGGAACACCACGAGCGCCGCCGCTGCGGGAGTCGACGCTCCGACCCTGCAGCGGCTGCGCGCCGCGGGGGAGCGGGCGGAGCAGGCCGCTGCCCGCCTGGACGCGGTGGCAGAGCGGGTGACCGCGACGCTCTGA
- a CDS encoding methylenetetrahydrofolate reductase C-terminal domain-containing protein, protein MTAPLRLRETTRRCPKRMVHGPCGGVAIDGGCEVPGIRCSFVDDAAVLRHLEFSTAEVDAPVAARDSGDALPVLPRGEASTAFAALVDAGAVITADLPVRSTDPAVITEAGVRLQELTAVIAGEPPGLSDALSPTHKALLLAAAGSRVVAGLTCRDRNRVAIEGELAALADLGVSGVLAVTGDHPASTALPQAQPVFDLDATRLTALARRAGLFVAVAEQPSAPPVDYRPTRLARKAQAGAELGILNLCGGLDEIRRFTAALATTAAPVPVLVSVPVLISVATARRLAALPGVGLPDELVRAVAGADDPVDAGIAAAVAWARRALAIPGVVGIHLSAIAAASAPTVGAANAAELAAVDALASAASRLRTAISADTITAETAGTA, encoded by the coding sequence GTGACCGCTCCCCTGCGCCTGCGCGAAACAACACGGCGTTGCCCGAAGCGCATGGTCCACGGGCCCTGCGGCGGTGTCGCGATCGACGGCGGCTGCGAAGTGCCCGGCATCCGATGCTCGTTCGTCGATGACGCCGCGGTGCTGCGTCATCTGGAGTTCTCCACCGCAGAGGTGGACGCCCCGGTCGCCGCCCGCGACAGCGGCGACGCGCTGCCGGTCCTGCCGCGAGGAGAGGCGTCGACGGCGTTCGCGGCCCTGGTCGACGCGGGTGCGGTCATCACGGCCGACCTCCCGGTGCGCTCCACCGACCCGGCCGTCATCACCGAGGCGGGCGTGCGACTGCAAGAGCTGACCGCCGTGATCGCCGGCGAGCCGCCGGGGCTGAGCGATGCGCTCAGTCCCACCCACAAGGCCCTCCTGCTCGCCGCCGCCGGATCGCGTGTGGTGGCCGGTCTCACCTGCCGCGACCGCAACCGGGTGGCGATCGAGGGAGAGCTGGCCGCCCTCGCCGACCTGGGCGTGTCCGGCGTGCTCGCCGTGACCGGCGATCACCCTGCCTCCACCGCCCTCCCGCAGGCGCAGCCAGTCTTCGACCTCGACGCGACACGTCTGACGGCTCTCGCCCGCCGGGCCGGGCTCTTCGTCGCGGTCGCCGAACAGCCCTCCGCACCGCCCGTCGACTACCGTCCCACCCGTCTCGCCCGCAAAGCGCAGGCCGGGGCGGAACTCGGCATCCTGAACCTCTGCGGCGGTCTCGACGAGATCCGCCGCTTCACCGCCGCCCTCGCGACGACGGCGGCCCCCGTGCCGGTCCTCGTGTCGGTGCCGGTGCTCATCTCCGTCGCGACGGCCCGACGACTGGCCGCGCTTCCCGGGGTCGGCCTGCCGGACGAGCTCGTCAGGGCAGTGGCCGGCGCCGATGACCCGGTGGACGCCGGTATCGCCGCCGCGGTCGCGTGGGCGCGCCGCGCGCTCGCGATCCCCGGCGTCGTCGGCATCCACCTGTCGGCGATCGCCGCCGCCTCCGCTCCGACTGTCGGGGCGGCGAATGCCGCAGAGCTCGCCGCGGTCGACGCGCTGGCATCGGCGGCCTCGCGGCTTCGGACCGCGATCTCCGCCGACACGATCACCGCCGAGACGGCGGGCACCGCATGA
- a CDS encoding methylenetetrahydrofolate reductase C-terminal domain-containing protein, whose amino-acid sequence MSAVTPTPATAASRVAGCPKSMAYGPCGGVNADGTCEVHPTPCVFLTRDLPVRWTSPTTEETPSDTVSEDPSRPATPAGRELVEIAARRPLVFTGFPVRALRADAVGTTAEALIGSVDAVLSGDAGRSRVQFPPSYRAALIGATGLRLWMGFNARDRNRTALERELLSLRALGVAGVHCVTGDHTQTGDRPDARPVFDLESTTTLPRAAALGLLTSFAESPAAPPIAERGARVAEKQRAGGRMCLTQYAGDAEEVAAFVALCRAAGSDVPVLPGVPLVVDREGAELLASFHAAKLPSGFIDRLFAARDVRAEGIRLAVEYGHDLIATGDVGGVVIAGGARPGDEAAYAADLATVARELGGGS is encoded by the coding sequence ATGAGCGCCGTGACGCCGACCCCCGCGACAGCAGCCAGCCGCGTCGCCGGGTGCCCGAAGTCGATGGCCTACGGTCCCTGCGGCGGCGTCAACGCCGACGGGACGTGCGAGGTGCACCCGACCCCGTGCGTGTTCCTGACCCGCGACCTCCCGGTGCGCTGGACGAGCCCGACCACCGAGGAGACACCTTCGGACACCGTCTCCGAAGACCCCTCCAGGCCGGCGACGCCCGCCGGGCGCGAGCTGGTCGAGATCGCCGCGCGCAGGCCGCTCGTGTTCACGGGCTTTCCCGTGCGTGCCTTGCGCGCCGACGCCGTGGGGACGACGGCCGAGGCGCTGATCGGCAGCGTCGACGCCGTCCTGTCCGGCGACGCCGGACGCTCCCGCGTGCAGTTTCCTCCGTCCTACCGTGCGGCGCTGATCGGCGCGACCGGGCTCCGACTCTGGATGGGCTTCAACGCCCGCGACCGCAACCGCACCGCCCTGGAGCGCGAACTGCTGTCGCTGCGCGCACTGGGTGTCGCCGGGGTGCACTGCGTCACGGGCGATCACACGCAGACGGGCGACCGCCCCGACGCACGCCCCGTGTTCGACCTCGAATCGACCACGACGCTCCCGCGCGCGGCCGCCCTCGGGCTTCTCACCTCGTTCGCCGAGTCGCCCGCCGCCCCGCCCATCGCCGAACGCGGGGCACGCGTCGCCGAGAAGCAGCGCGCCGGAGGGAGGATGTGCCTCACGCAGTACGCCGGGGATGCCGAGGAGGTCGCCGCCTTCGTGGCGCTGTGCCGCGCGGCCGGCTCCGACGTGCCGGTGCTTCCCGGCGTTCCTCTCGTGGTCGATCGCGAGGGCGCCGAACTGCTCGCGTCCTTCCACGCGGCGAAGCTGCCGTCCGGCTTCATCGATCGCCTCTTCGCCGCGCGCGACGTGCGCGCGGAGGGCATCCGCCTCGCCGTCGAGTACGGACACGACCTGATCGCGACGGGCGACGTCGGCGGCGTGGTCATCGCGGGAGGTGCCCGACCCGGGGATGAGGCCGCCTACGCCGCGGATCTCGCGACGGTCGCACGCGAGCTCGGAGGCGGGTCGTGA
- a CDS encoding helix-turn-helix domain-containing protein: protein MSDAASSRRGAAGDDGPASASRALGARIRALRQSRGMTLTQVAVQAELSHSFLSQVERGLERMSMTSLFRVAQALGTTQQALLTDDADAAPRGAGSFHVFRASEATPLDAGGSPMRVLARDHPRFVPMVMSGTFTEDLWWVHDEEEFVYVLQGRLVVVLEADEFALEAGDAVYYQGGIRHRWRTDPGESVQVLTVKEGSAGAH from the coding sequence ATGTCGGATGCCGCTTCCTCGCGCCGTGGCGCCGCGGGTGACGACGGGCCCGCATCCGCGTCGCGGGCGCTGGGTGCCCGGATCCGGGCGCTGCGCCAGAGTCGCGGGATGACGCTCACCCAGGTCGCGGTGCAGGCCGAGCTGTCGCACTCGTTCCTGAGCCAGGTCGAGCGCGGGCTGGAACGGATGAGCATGACGTCGCTGTTCCGCGTCGCGCAGGCGCTGGGCACCACGCAACAGGCGCTGCTGACCGACGACGCCGACGCGGCACCGCGCGGCGCGGGCAGCTTCCACGTCTTCCGGGCGAGCGAAGCGACCCCCCTGGACGCCGGGGGCAGCCCGATGCGGGTGCTCGCCCGCGACCACCCGCGCTTCGTGCCGATGGTGATGTCGGGAACCTTCACCGAGGACTTGTGGTGGGTGCACGACGAGGAGGAGTTCGTCTACGTGCTCCAGGGACGACTCGTGGTGGTGCTGGAGGCCGACGAGTTCGCCCTCGAAGCGGGGGATGCCGTGTATTACCAAGGCGGCATACGTCACCGCTGGCGCACCGATCCGGGTGAGAGCGTGCAGGTCCTCACCGTCAAGGAAGGCAGCGCCGGCGCGCACTGA
- a CDS encoding FAD-binding oxidoreductase: MTGATPTDVLDPAATVAAPTPDYAALEADLAAALGPRGISSDPRQREKASVDGARMSPIIAEQLPLGVADLVAFPADAEQIAETVRIAVAHGAPVTPRGKGTGNYGQAIPMPGGLVLDTSRARAVVEVGDGWITAEAGAPMATLELAARQHGQQLWMYPSTVHSTLGGFLSGGSGGTGSIAHGSNHEGFVVALDVVTPASDGRLVHVDGDDALGYVHNYGTAGIIARATVRLEPANDWRGLYASFDDFTGSMSVLQRLAALQPTPRLVSADDPHVSAQLPPDPAFPEGRSSLRTIIDASLVDEASRIITDAGGRIEDVREGPQVSAAISVLSYNHPIEWLQKSEPGVYFHVEVGGDALIDRHDEVMAVYPGAHLHIEATALRPIGMLAGVYESPEQVADGIAALTALGVGVHSPHQWNVDFRLPETVALARSTDPRGLLNPGKLNPDYAGPVKGSIR, encoded by the coding sequence ATGACCGGCGCGACTCCCACCGACGTCCTTGATCCCGCGGCGACTGTCGCCGCGCCGACCCCCGACTACGCCGCCCTCGAGGCGGATCTGGCCGCCGCGCTCGGACCCCGCGGCATCTCCAGCGACCCGCGTCAGCGCGAGAAGGCATCGGTCGACGGCGCGCGCATGTCACCGATCATCGCCGAGCAGCTTCCGCTCGGCGTCGCCGACCTCGTCGCCTTTCCCGCGGATGCCGAGCAGATCGCCGAGACGGTCCGCATCGCGGTCGCCCACGGCGCTCCGGTGACGCCGCGCGGCAAGGGCACCGGCAACTACGGCCAGGCGATCCCCATGCCCGGCGGGCTGGTCCTGGACACCTCGCGGGCGCGCGCGGTCGTCGAGGTCGGCGACGGCTGGATCACGGCCGAGGCGGGCGCTCCGATGGCTACCCTCGAGCTCGCCGCCCGTCAGCACGGCCAGCAGCTGTGGATGTATCCCTCCACCGTCCACTCGACCCTCGGCGGATTCCTCTCCGGCGGCTCCGGCGGCACCGGTTCGATCGCCCACGGCAGCAACCACGAGGGGTTCGTCGTGGCACTGGACGTCGTGACGCCGGCATCCGACGGGCGCCTCGTCCACGTCGACGGCGACGACGCGCTCGGCTACGTGCACAACTACGGCACCGCCGGCATCATCGCCCGCGCGACCGTGCGCCTCGAGCCGGCGAACGACTGGCGGGGGCTCTACGCGTCCTTCGACGACTTCACCGGCTCGATGTCGGTGCTGCAACGCCTCGCCGCGCTGCAGCCGACGCCGCGCCTCGTCTCCGCCGACGACCCCCACGTCTCGGCCCAGCTTCCGCCGGACCCGGCCTTCCCGGAGGGGCGCAGCTCGCTGCGCACGATCATCGACGCGAGCCTGGTCGATGAGGCGTCGCGCATCATCACGGACGCCGGCGGCCGCATCGAAGACGTGCGCGAAGGCCCCCAGGTCTCGGCCGCGATCTCGGTGCTCAGCTACAACCACCCGATCGAATGGCTGCAGAAGTCCGAGCCGGGCGTCTACTTCCACGTCGAGGTGGGCGGCGACGCGCTCATCGATCGCCACGACGAGGTCATGGCCGTCTACCCCGGCGCGCACCTGCACATCGAGGCGACGGCGCTGCGTCCGATCGGCATGCTCGCCGGTGTCTACGAGAGCCCGGAACAGGTCGCCGACGGCATCGCCGCGCTCACCGCCCTCGGCGTGGGCGTCCACAGCCCGCACCAGTGGAACGTGGACTTCCGCCTGCCCGAGACGGTCGCACTCGCCCGCAGCACCGACCCGCGGGGCCTGCTCAACCCCGGCAAGCTCAACCCGGACTACGCCGGTCCGGTGAAGGGATCCATCCGATGA